CGCCAGCGGGCTAGCGAGTACCGGAACCGATGTCGACCGTCTCGGAATCCTCCCCACGCCGGGGGCACAGGCGTACGCCGAACGGGAAGGGGTGCCGGTCATGGTCATCACGGCCTCGCACAATCCGCCGCCGTACAACGGCGTCAAACTCATCGGTGACGGCGGCGTGGAACTCTCTATCGCCGAACTCGAGTCCATCGAGGAGACGCTGCTCGCCGAATCGTTCACCGTCGCCTCCTGGGACGAGACAGGCCGCGTTCGCGACATCGAGGGCGTGGGCCGGGCGTACGTCGACGAACTGCTCGCAGCTGCCGATCGGGAGTCGTTCGCCGACGCCGACCTCACCGTCGCGCTCGATCCGGGCCACGGCGCGGGATCGCTGACCAGCCCCGAATTCTTCCGGAAACTCGGCTGTCGAGTGGTCACGGTCAACGCCCAGCCCGACGGCCACTTTCCGGGTCGGGACCCCGAGCCGGTCCCCGACAACCTCGCCGATCTCGGCCGACTCGTCCGCGCGACCGACGCCGACGTTGGCATCGCTCACGATGGCGACGCCGACCGCGCCATCTTCTTCGACGAGAACGGCGAGTACGTTGAGGGCGACGCCACCCTTGCCGCGCTCGCTGCCGCCGAACTCGAGGCCGGCGACACCACCGTCTCGGCGGTCAACGTCTCTCAGCGACTCGTCGATGTCGTCACCGAGGTCGGGGCCGAACTCGAGTTGACCCCGATCGGCTCGACGAACATTATCACCCGAATCGAGGAACTCACGGCCAACGGCGAGCGGGTGCCCGTGGCGGGCGAGGGCAACGGCGGGATCTTCTTCCCCGACTACCGACTCTCGCGAGACGGAGCCTTCACGGCCGCGCGATTCCTCGAGTTGGTCGCCGAACGGCCCGTCAGCGAGATCGTCGCGCCCTATGACGGCTACGTCAATGTACGCCACAACGTCGAGTACGAGTCGACGGCCGAACGCGACGCAATGCTCGACGCGGCGGCCAACCAAGCCCAAGCCGCCGACGCGGAACTCAACACTCGAGACGGTTACCGGCTGGATTACGGCGACGCGTGGGTGCTCGCCCGCCCCTCCGGGACCGAGCCGCTCGTCCGGATTTACGCGGAGGCCCGCGACGGTGACCGCGCCGAGGAACTCGCCGGCGACATGTACGACGCGCTGGCAGCCGCGAAAGCCGACGCCTGAGGCCGGTTTCTGCGAACCGCTCGATCGATCGCAGGTCACGAACGCTCAGTTGAGGGTGTCCGCGTAACATTCCGAATTGATCACTTGGCATGCGGTGGCGCGCGCTGTGGGCCGTCCGAGTAACAACGAGGGCGGCCGATAATGCCGTGCGAGGGATGAGCGAACGCCGGTAGGCGTGAGCGTTAGCGCGGAACCGAAGGTTCCGCGAACCATGCGAACGGGCGCTACGCGCCCGTGAGCAGAAATCGGCTGGGGAGGGCGTGGCGATTCCCTGCCGCTATGATAGCAGAACGCGCTGCGTTCTTCGATGCCAAGTTCCACTCAGTCGTCCCATTCATGTCTCTATCGAACAGTCACGATCTGCCACCGAGCAATCGTCATGAGAAGTGTCTCGGAACGATCGTCACGGGAATCTCTGCACGCCGCGTGACCGCCTCCGCGACGCTCCCGAGCAACATCCTCGAAACGCCGGACTTCCCTTCGCTTCCCATGACGATCGCGTCGACGTCCGTCTTGGCCGCGTACTCGAGGATCGCGTCCGCTGCCCCGCTCCCTTCGACAACGGTCGTCTCGACCGATCTATCATACTCGGCGGCGGTTTCCCGGACGTCGGCGAAGAACTCGGGCTCGTCGTCCCCCGAGACGACGCTGCCATAGTCCGCCTCGAGGTCGTCGATCGCGAAGACGGCCGTCACTCGATCGGCGGGCACCCACTCGAGGGCGTGCTCGAGGGCCGCTCGCGCCGGCGCGGAGTCGTCCATCGGGACGAGAACGTGTCTGGTCATGGACGATCCTTCGAGTGGCATCGGCTAAAGTTCGGGGCCGTCCTCGAGCAACTGCGGATTCGACCGTGGGAGTCAGCCGATCAGACCGTGTCGTCGATGTCGAGCGTGTCCTCGAGTTCCTCTCGTTCGGTCCGCAGGGCCTCGAGTTCGTCCGCGACGCGACCATCGGTCAGCCGCTCGCGTTCGGCGGGAGTGAGCTGCGTGACTGCCTGCGCGGCAGTCTGCAGACGGTCGTAGTCGGGGTCGGTCGAGAGCAGGCGGACCTCACGCAGGGCTGTGACCACGTCTTCGTCGGCGATCCGAGCAACGAACGGGCGATACTCCCGCGCCCGGCGGCGCAGTGCGCCGGCCGGCTCGGGAGGCCAGTCGATCGTCAGCGCCTCGGCGTCGATCCCGTCGAGATACGTCCGCTGTGTGGCAACGCTGCGCTTGAGCTCGTCTGCGCTGTCGACGTAGTGGGAGAGCTTCGACCGGGAGTAGTCGGCATACTCGAGCAACTCGGGAATCGTGTACTCGCCCGCTGGGTTCTCACGGACGTACGCTTTCAGATCGTCGGGCGGTTGCTCGTAGCTCACGAACGGATACCACTGGCTCCGCCCGAGCAGGTCGAACACCTCGCGCGCGCTGGCCTCGAGCCGATACTCTTGGACAGCCTCGCGGATCGCGTCGTTGTACGTCTCGATCGGTTCCCGGAGTCGCTCGACCGGGGCGTCGAGATCCGCGTTCGCCAGCTCGAGTAGTCGTTCGTGCTCGCCGATCTCATCGTCGATGGCTCGCAGGCGCGTGGTTGCAGCCGTACGGGCCTCGGCGAGGTCTTCGCGGGCGGCCTCGCGTTCCTCGAGCAGGTCAGCGTACTCGGCGGCCGGCTCGAGGGCGTCGCGGGCCTGTTCGAAGTCGGATTCGCTGAGCCGGCGCTTGTCGATCGCTTCGAGGGCCTCCTCGAAGGCCTCGTACTCAGGGAGACCGTCCGAGAGGCCCGAGACGAGTCCGTCGAATTTCCCCTCGAGTTCGATATAGGCCTGAAAGTTCTCCTTGCCGGTCCCGGTCGCGCGGTCGACGTAGTCCTCGAGCAGGGTCGACGCCGTCCGGTAGGCCGTCGCGACCTCCTCGACGGTCTCCGTCCCGTGGTCTTCGATCCGCGTCTCGACCGTCTCGAGGCGCTTCCGGGCCGCCTCGAGCGCTTCGAGGGGGGTCGGTTCGCCGCCGTCGCTGCCGGCATCGTCGTTCGAGCGGGCGTCGGAGGGGTGGACGCGTTCGCTCATCTTACTCGTAGACAGCGTCAGGGTCGAACACTTGCTCGCCGACGTTCTCGCCTTCGATCGTCCGGTAGAAACACGAGCGGTGACCGGTGTGGCACGCGCCGCCCTCCTGGTCGACCAAATAGAGGAGGGTATCGGCGTCGCAGTCCACCCGGACCTCTTCGACCGCTTGTACGTGACCGCTCGTCGCGCCCTTCTCCCAGAGTTCCTCCCGACTTCGGGAGTAGTAGTGGGCGCGGCCGGTCTCGCGGGTCCGCTCTAAGGCCTCCGGCGAGACGTACGCGAGCATCAGTACCTCGCCGGTGTCGGCGTCCTGTGCCACGGCGGGGACGAGGCCGTCTTCCCCGAAGTCGACCGCTACGTCGTCGTCCATACTCGCGGTATCGTTCGTCCGAGCGATAGGTCTTTTGCCGCGAGCGACTCGCGTGGAAGCCGGACGCTTGAGAACCAGATCGTCGAAAAAGCGACTAATGCTGCTGTTACCGGCCGTTCCAACTCCAGCGACCGACGACGACCAGCGCGACCGCGAACGCCAGCAGGCCAACCGTGATGGCGACCGTCGACGCCGCCGCGGCGAGTCCCGGGGCCAGCATCAGTCCGACCACCAGCAACAGCAACCCGAAGATCGAGACGAGCGAGAGGCCGATACCCTCTCGAATCCCCCACTTCGTGTCTACAGCGTCCTCGCGGGCGCTATCGGTCGGCTGCTGTACTGTACCGCGTTCTGGAATTGTCATGTCGTTCGCCTCCTACAGGAGAGAGGCTCCCTACGGTCATAAAGCGCGCTCACGAACGGACTGACTGTCCGATCAGGAGGGGTTCGGGTTCGCTCGAGTGGACGTCGAATTCGGAGCGACTCCCTCGAACCGAATCGAAAATCAGTGACGGCAGTAGCGGCGGTCTCGAGCGGTCAGTTATGGCCGTTCAGCGTGATGTCGTTGATCCCGATGATCCGTTCGTCGGACTCGAGTTCCTCCTTGGCCGCGTCGGGGACCTCGCTGTCGACGTTGTAGACGGTCAGGGCCTCGCCGCCGATGGTCTCGCGGGCGTTGAACATGCCGGCGATGTTGACGTCGTACCCGCCCATCACCGAGCCGATATGGCCGATGACGCCGGGTTCGTCCGTGTTGCGCGCGACGACCATCCGACCGTGGGGGATGGCGTCGACACGGTAGCCGTCGATGCGGACGATACGCGGGTCGTCACCCGCGAAGAGGGTGCCGTCGACCGAGACTTCGTCGCCGTCGTTGCTGACGGTTACGGAGACCAGGCTCTGGAAGTCCTCGGCCTGGCGGGTCTTGGATTCGGTGACGTCAACGCCCCGATCCTCGGCGATCTGGGGCGCGTTGACCGCGTTAACCTGCCACTCGAGGGGCTGGAAGACGCCCTTGAGCGCGCTCGCTGTGACGAATTCGACGTCCTCGTCGGCGATGTCGCCTTCGTACGTGACTTCGACGTTCTCGATGCGGCCCTCGAGCAGTTGCGCGGCAACCTTGCCGGCGGTTTCGGCGAGATCGATATAGGGCTCGACGCGGGGGAACGCGCTCTCGTCGATCGAGGGAGCGTTCAGTGCGTTCGCGACGGGTTCCCCGATCAGCGCGGCGTTGACCTGTTTGGCGGTCGAGGTCGCGACGTTCTCCTGGGCAGCCTCCGTCGAGGCACCGAGGTGGGGTGTCACGATAATCTCGTCGTGCTCGAGCAGCGGCGAGTCCGCCGAGAGCGGTTCCTCGGCGAAGACGTCGATCGCCGCGCCGGCGAGGGTGCCGTCCTCGACTTTGGCGGCGAGTGCATCCTCGTCAACGACGCCGCCGCGGGCGCAGTTGACCAGGTAGCCGTCGTCCAGCAGGTCCAGTTCGTCCTCGCTGATCAGCCCCTCCGTTTCGGGAGTCAGTGGCGTGTGGACGGTCACGAAGTCGGCGGCCTCGAGACACGGCTCGAACTCGACGAGTTCGGCACCGATGCGCTCGGCGCGCTCCTCGCTGATGTAGGGGTCGTAGGCGACGATGTCCATGCCCAGCGAGTCGAGCTTCTTGGCGACCTCCTGACCGACGCGGCCGAGGCCGACGACGCCCAGGGTCTTGCCGTTGAGTTCGGTCCCGAGGTAGTCGCTTTTGGCCCACTCGCCGTTTTTCAGGCGGATGTGGGCCTGCGGGATCGAGCGCGCGGTCGCGAACGTCATCGCGACGGTGTGTTCGGCGGCCGCGCGAACGTTCCCTTCGGGGGCATTGGCGACGATGACACCGTGATCTTTCGCGGCGTCGATGTCGATGTTGTCGACACCGATCCCGGCTCGCCCGACGATGACCAGATCCTCAGCGGTGTCGAGCACCTCGTCAGTGACCTCGGTCCCCGAGCGAACGATCAGTCCGTTCGCGTCGGAGACCGCCTCGAGGAGGTCGTCGCCCTCGAGTTCGTAGCCCGTCTCGACTTCGTGGCCGGCATCTCTGAGTACGTCCAGACCCGCATCGGCGATGGGATCCGTGACGAGAACCTTCATGCGCGAGACAACCGTGTGGAGCATGTAAACCCTTCCGTTGTGGTCGGAGGTGGCAAAAAATACCGCGGTCGACGGCGTGTCGGTTTTCCCGGACTGACGGCTCCGTGCCGTTCCGTACCGGCGTCGCCCGTCTCGTGCTGCTGACACGAGAAGTCGGTCCGTGCTCGAGCCGACTGCGATCGCCGGGCAGTTCGGAGCCGTGTGCCAGCGGGTGATCCCGTCGCTGTCGATCGGGCGTCACGGATCGTCCTCCCAGTGAGCGGGAATCTCTTGCTAGGGTTATCAATCGATATCCCCTCTTCTCAGGTATGTACGATCGAATCCTGCTGCCGACCGACGCCGAAGCGGGAACGGAACTCGCAACCGAACACGCCATCGCCGTCGCGGAACACACCGGCGCGGAGCTGCACCTGCTGTACGTCGTCGACAGCGACGTCTACGACTCCTACAGCGGCGACGAGTACGTCCACGAGTTCGAGGGACTCGAGGCCGCCCTCGAGCAGATCGGTGAAGACGCCCTCGGAACGGCCGCTGAGGCGGCCCGTGAGGCGGGACTCGAGCCGACGACGGTTGTCAGGCGCGGTAGACCGCACGAGGAGATCCTCGCCTACGCCGACGAGGCGGACGTCGACCTGCTCGTCATGGGATCCACGGAACGGCCCGGCGAGTACCG
This genomic stretch from Natrinema sp. SYSU A 869 harbors:
- a CDS encoding universal stress protein, with the translated sequence MYDRILLPTDAEAGTELATEHAIAVAEHTGAELHLLYVVDSDVYDSYSGDEYVHEFEGLEAALEQIGEDALGTAAEAAREAGLEPTTVVRRGRPHEEILAYADEADVDLLVMGSTERPGEYRQLLGSVTDRVARLASRPVTIVKTPIDESA
- the hisI gene encoding phosphoribosyl-AMP cyclohydrolase; this encodes MDDDVAVDFGEDGLVPAVAQDADTGEVLMLAYVSPEALERTRETGRAHYYSRSREELWEKGATSGHVQAVEEVRVDCDADTLLYLVDQEGGACHTGHRSCFYRTIEGENVGEQVFDPDAVYE
- the glmM gene encoding phosphoglucosamine mutase — its product is MQVFGSSGTRGVANEELTPAFVLRVAKAAGTTWGDGRGGDRVAIARDTRHTGRMLADAAASGLASTGTDVDRLGILPTPGAQAYAEREGVPVMVITASHNPPPYNGVKLIGDGGVELSIAELESIEETLLAESFTVASWDETGRVRDIEGVGRAYVDELLAAADRESFADADLTVALDPGHGAGSLTSPEFFRKLGCRVVTVNAQPDGHFPGRDPEPVPDNLADLGRLVRATDADVGIAHDGDADRAIFFDENGEYVEGDATLAALAAAELEAGDTTVSAVNVSQRLVDVVTEVGAELELTPIGSTNIITRIEELTANGERVPVAGEGNGGIFFPDYRLSRDGAFTAARFLELVAERPVSEIVAPYDGYVNVRHNVEYESTAERDAMLDAAANQAQAADAELNTRDGYRLDYGDAWVLARPSGTEPLVRIYAEARDGDRAEELAGDMYDALAAAKADA
- the serA gene encoding phosphoglycerate dehydrogenase — translated: MKVLVTDPIADAGLDVLRDAGHEVETGYELEGDDLLEAVSDANGLIVRSGTEVTDEVLDTAEDLVIVGRAGIGVDNIDIDAAKDHGVIVANAPEGNVRAAAEHTVAMTFATARSIPQAHIRLKNGEWAKSDYLGTELNGKTLGVVGLGRVGQEVAKKLDSLGMDIVAYDPYISEERAERIGAELVEFEPCLEAADFVTVHTPLTPETEGLISEDELDLLDDGYLVNCARGGVVDEDALAAKVEDGTLAGAAIDVFAEEPLSADSPLLEHDEIIVTPHLGASTEAAQENVATSTAKQVNAALIGEPVANALNAPSIDESAFPRVEPYIDLAETAGKVAAQLLEGRIENVEVTYEGDIADEDVEFVTASALKGVFQPLEWQVNAVNAPQIAEDRGVDVTESKTRQAEDFQSLVSVTVSNDGDEVSVDGTLFAGDDPRIVRIDGYRVDAIPHGRMVVARNTDEPGVIGHIGSVMGGYDVNIAGMFNARETIGGEALTVYNVDSEVPDAAKEELESDERIIGINDITLNGHN
- a CDS encoding universal stress protein produces the protein MTRHVLVPMDDSAPARAALEHALEWVPADRVTAVFAIDDLEADYGSVVSGDDEPEFFADVRETAAEYDRSVETTVVEGSGAADAILEYAAKTDVDAIVMGSEGKSGVSRMLLGSVAEAVTRRAEIPVTIVPRHFS